One Thalassophryne amazonica chromosome 10, fThaAma1.1, whole genome shotgun sequence genomic region harbors:
- the LOC117519076 gene encoding cytochrome P450 2J2-like has product MWMRDMIQGIDSKSVLLFIFVLLLVMYCLNKNCPPHFPPGPPALPFLGNVFSIDAKQPHIYLTKLADVYGNVFCIHLGRDKTVFVSGYKMVKEALVVQAENFVDRPSSPMVTRLYSGNSAGLFFSNGKVWRTHRQFAMAAVRTFGLAKSSMEQNICEESRHLQEAMEKAKGELFDPVPLLNNAVANIICQIVFGRRFDYEHHRFQAMLQSLIQMAYLEGSIWALLYEAFPVPMKLLPGPHNAIFSHCQTLQAFIRDEIDTHKLDLDLDNPRDYIDSFLMKQKYNRNPELGFDDSNLVLCCLDLLLAGSETTSKTLQWGLLYLIKYPHIQGKVQTEIDRVIGQNRQPTMADKPSLPYTNAVIHEIQRMGNVVPLNGLRVATKDTTLGKCIIPKGTSVMPNLTSVLFDKNEWETPHSFNPGHFLDEEGNFVKRDAFLPFSAGRRACLGESLARMELFLFFVSLLQKFSFSTLAGDQLRTDGIIGATRAPHPYKIFAETR; this is encoded by the exons ATGTGGATGCGTGACATGATTCAGGGAATTGACTCAAAGAGTGTGCTGCTCTTTATTTTTGTTCTTCTCCTCGTGATGTACTGTCTGAATAAAAACTGTCCACCTCACTTTCCTCCAGGACCACCGGCTCTCCCTTTTTTAGGAAATGTCTTCAGCATCGATGCCAAACAACCTCACATTTATCTAACTAAG CTCGCTGACGTTTATGGGAATGTGTTTTGCatccatctgggaagagacaaaACCGTGTTTGTGTCTGGGTACAAGATGGTGAAGGAAGCCTTAGTGGTGCAGGCTGAGAACTTTGTGGACCGGCCGTCCAGCCCCATGGTAACTAGACTTTACTCTGGAAACTCAG CTGGTCTTTTCTTCAGTAATGGGAAGGTGTGGAGGACACATCGACAATTCGCCATGGCAGCAGTACGCACGTTTGGTCTGGCCAAGAGCTCCATGGAGCAGAACATCTGTGAAGAAAGTCGACACCTGCAGGAGGCGATGGAGAAGGCGAAAG GCGAGCTGTTTGACCCCGTACCGCTCTTAAACAATGCCGTGGCCAACATCATCTGCCAGATTGTGTTTGGGCGGCGCTTTGACTATGAGCACCATCGTTTCCAGGCCATGCTGCAGAGTCTTATTCAGATGGCCTACCTAGAAGGCTCCATATGGGCTCTA CTATATGAGGCATTTCCTGTACCAATGAAACTCCTGCCAGGGCCTCACAACGCCATCTTCAGCCATTGCCAGACCTTACAGGCATTCATTAGAGACGAGATTGACACACACAAATTGGACCTGGATCTAGACAATCCACGAGATTACATTGACTCCTTCCTCATGAAGCAAAAA TACAACAGAAACCCTGAGCTGGGATTTGATGACTCCAACCTGGTTCTGTGTTGTTTGGATCTGCTGTTGGCTGGAAGTGAAACCACATCAAAGACCCTGCAGTGGGGCCTCCTCTACCTCATCAAGTACCCTCACATCCAGG GGAAAGTCCAGACAGAGATAGACAGAGTGATTGGACAGAACCgccagcccacaatggcagacaAACCCAGCCTGCCTTACACCAACGCCGTCATCCATGAAATCCAGAGGATGGGGAATGTTGTACCTCTAAACGGACTCAGAGTGGCCACCAAAGACACAACTCTGGGAAAATGTATCATACCCAAG GGAACATCTGTGATGCCCAACCTGACCTCTGTGTTGTTTGACAAAAACGAATGGGAGACGCCACATAGTTTCAATCCAGGACATTTTCTTGATGAAGAAGGAAACTTTGTGAAGAGAGATGCATTTTTACCTTTCTCGGCAG GAAGGCGTGCCTGTCTTGGTGAAAGCCTGGCCAGAATGGAGCTGTTCCTGTTTTTTGTTAGTTTGCTACAGAAGTTTTCTTTTTCCACCCTGGCTGGAGATCAGCTGCGTACAGACGGAATCATCGGAGCAACACGTGCACCTCATCCCTACAAGATCTTTGCTGAGACACGCTGA